From Actinoplanes oblitus, a single genomic window includes:
- the cutA gene encoding divalent-cation tolerance protein CutA, whose product MSDTEISEVIITGPTEDQVVEFTRGLVTARLAACGQTVTQIRSIYRWEGDVQDEPEARVALHTRTSLVPSIVDYAKDHHPYDVPCIIALPVIAANPAYVQWVLDATDAPA is encoded by the coding sequence ATGAGCGACACTGAGATCTCCGAAGTGATCATCACCGGCCCGACCGAGGACCAGGTTGTCGAGTTCACCCGCGGCCTCGTGACAGCTCGCCTAGCGGCCTGCGGCCAGACCGTCACCCAGATCCGGTCGATTTACCGATGGGAGGGCGATGTCCAGGACGAGCCCGAGGCCCGCGTTGCCCTGCACACCCGCACAAGTCTCGTGCCGAGCATCGTCGACTACGCCAAGGACCACCATCCGTACGACGTCCCATGCATCATCGCCCTGCCGGTGATCGCGGCGAACCCTGCCTACGTCCAGTGGGTCCTCGATGCCACGGATGCACCTGCCTGA
- a CDS encoding helix-turn-helix transcriptional regulator: MSEIIRQRRAELGLTQADLAALAGVDTRQIRRYEAGEGQPTLPIANAIAKALRISLDELAGEPTQRVDVSGNWWACWQTWNKGREILSSHQAHIRQTGDSLDIAAVTRGTHAFEEGGYLWRGEMRIWDNEILMGWYVADEGAVRSKGTMYFVLHQHGIQMTGRWVGLSYDGPIISGWSAMARTEDEAIALVNQLKEGKAPTHERH; this comes from the coding sequence ATGTCAGAGATCATCCGGCAGCGCCGAGCAGAGCTGGGACTAACGCAGGCTGACCTGGCTGCACTCGCTGGCGTAGACACGCGGCAGATCAGGCGCTACGAGGCAGGCGAAGGACAACCGACCCTGCCCATCGCTAACGCCATCGCAAAGGCTCTACGCATCTCCCTTGACGAACTCGCCGGCGAGCCGACCCAGCGAGTCGACGTCTCGGGCAACTGGTGGGCATGCTGGCAGACCTGGAACAAGGGCCGTGAAATCTTGAGCTCGCACCAGGCGCACATCCGTCAAACTGGCGACTCCCTCGACATCGCCGCTGTCACACGCGGCACCCATGCCTTCGAAGAAGGCGGCTACCTCTGGCGAGGCGAAATGAGGATCTGGGACAACGAGATCCTCATGGGCTGGTACGTCGCGGATGAAGGCGCCGTCCGCTCGAAGGGGACGATGTATTTCGTTCTTCACCAACATGGCATCCAGATGACCGGCCGATGGGTGGGCCTCAGCTACGACGGCCCGATCATCAGTGGGTGGAGCGCCATGGCACGCACCGAGGATGAGGCCATCGCGCTGGTCAACCAGCTGAAAGAAGGGAAGGCTCCAACGCATGAGCGACACTGA
- a CDS encoding SRPBCC family protein, with protein MERRDYPAGVIFHAPHCIEGGNSPAVEIDIAMRTYPSHQLHFCFGGVIPAELEGMAPQDIVPFVTVEQVEYGRHEYQPSDRWPDDAVRALCRVCQGTHGDAAPSGPAPQPPLRGQVV; from the coding sequence ATGGAGCGACGTGACTATCCGGCCGGGGTGATCTTCCACGCGCCGCACTGCATCGAGGGAGGCAACTCCCCGGCGGTCGAGATCGACATCGCCATGAGGACGTACCCGTCGCACCAGCTGCACTTCTGTTTCGGCGGTGTCATCCCAGCGGAGCTGGAGGGCATGGCGCCGCAGGACATCGTGCCCTTTGTCACCGTCGAACAGGTCGAGTACGGCCGCCACGAGTACCAGCCGTCGGACCGGTGGCCGGACGACGCGGTCCGGGCGCTGTGCCGCGTGTGCCAGGGCACTCACGGAGACGCCGCACCCAGCGGGCCGGCGCCGCAGCCGCCGCTGCGCGGGCAGGTGGTCTGA
- a CDS encoding type II toxin-antitoxin system HicB family antitoxin, with protein MADHYTYRVHWSAEDDEYVGTVAELPSVSWLAEDRMGAFIGIQRVAEEIVADMEASGETPPVAIADRHYSGKFQVRVPEEVHRRLAIRAAEQGVSLNALASSRLAGA; from the coding sequence GTGGCGGACCACTACACCTACCGAGTCCACTGGTCAGCCGAAGACGACGAGTACGTCGGCACCGTCGCCGAGCTACCGTCCGTCTCCTGGCTCGCCGAAGACCGCATGGGAGCCTTCATCGGCATCCAGCGCGTCGCCGAAGAGATCGTCGCCGACATGGAAGCCTCCGGCGAAACCCCGCCCGTGGCTATCGCCGACCGGCACTACTCCGGCAAGTTCCAGGTCCGTGTACCCGAAGAGGTCCACCGCCGCCTGGCCATCCGCGCAGCCGAGCAAGGCGTCTCTTTGAACGCGCTCGCTTCCTCACGCCTGGCCGGCGCCTGA
- a CDS encoding toxin HicA, whose product MADRLATILAEMRRNPNNVRFADLLFVCRHYFGEPRSQGTSHYVFKMPWPGDPRVNIQDKGGKAKPYQVKQVLTAIEKLGERS is encoded by the coding sequence GTGGCGGACAGACTGGCGACGATCTTGGCGGAGATGCGCCGGAACCCGAACAACGTCCGGTTCGCGGACCTGCTGTTCGTCTGTCGGCACTACTTCGGGGAACCACGATCACAAGGCACATCGCACTACGTGTTCAAGATGCCCTGGCCCGGCGACCCTCGGGTCAACATCCAGGACAAGGGCGGCAAGGCAAAGCCCTACCAGGTCAAGCAGGTGCTGACCGCGATCGAGAAACTGGGGGAACGATCGTGA
- a CDS encoding Txe/YoeB family addiction module toxin — translation MKLSWTDHGWDDYLYWQTQDRKTLKRINALIADIKRDPDGQGIGKPEILRNNLAGLRSRRIDDEHRMVYAVEPNEITIISCRYHYE, via the coding sequence GTGAAACTCAGCTGGACCGATCACGGCTGGGACGACTACCTGTACTGGCAGACCCAGGACCGCAAGACCCTCAAACGCATCAACGCGCTGATCGCCGACATCAAACGTGATCCCGACGGCCAGGGCATCGGCAAACCGGAGATCCTCCGAAACAACCTCGCAGGGCTCCGGTCCCGGCGAATCGACGACGAGCACCGCATGGTGTACGCCGTCGAGCCCAACGAGATCACCATCATCTCCTGTCGATACCACTACGAATAG
- a CDS encoding type II toxin-antitoxin system Phd/YefM family antitoxin encodes MTSAISASEARKSLFPLIERVNEDHTPIEIVSKRGNAVLVSKEDWDSIMETNYLLRSPANARHLAESVEQWRAGRATQRDFGPEE; translated from the coding sequence GTGACTTCAGCGATCAGTGCCAGCGAGGCACGCAAGTCCCTCTTTCCGCTCATCGAGCGCGTCAACGAGGACCACACCCCGATCGAGATCGTCTCCAAGCGTGGCAACGCCGTCCTGGTGAGCAAGGAGGACTGGGATTCGATCATGGAAACCAACTACCTGCTTCGATCGCCTGCCAACGCCAGGCACCTCGCCGAGAGCGTCGAGCAGTGGCGAGCCGGCCGAGCCACCCAGCGTGATTTCGGGCCCGAGGAGTGA
- a CDS encoding TOTE conflict system archaeo-eukaryotic primase domain-containing protein — MSVDAVTDDDVARLRRELERLRTENLRLSRLLELRGQDTAPAPEQLAAMATPGPVTMASPVPEKLALYVNLFRARRDAYAKRWENHRLGTAGWSPAVAGGWRKGMDRRTAAYLPLTAEVVAAHLVGDVFIGLYPLLTDNSCHFLAADFDGSTAMLDALAYRKAARASGVPAPRPTSRWVRGLSSHGLTWPGCRRTGRVAVRSRCFASVAVSSAVCS; from the coding sequence GTGTCCGTTGACGCGGTGACTGATGACGATGTCGCCCGGCTGCGTCGTGAGCTGGAGCGGTTACGGACGGAAAACCTTCGGTTGTCGCGACTGCTGGAGCTCCGGGGCCAGGACACCGCTCCAGCACCGGAGCAACTCGCCGCGATGGCCACACCCGGACCGGTCACGATGGCGTCGCCGGTGCCGGAGAAGTTGGCGCTCTACGTCAACCTGTTCCGGGCGCGACGGGATGCTTATGCGAAGCGTTGGGAGAACCACCGGCTGGGTACGGCGGGGTGGTCCCCGGCGGTGGCAGGTGGGTGGCGCAAGGGGATGGACCGGCGCACGGCAGCCTATCTGCCGCTCACCGCGGAAGTGGTTGCCGCCCATCTCGTCGGTGACGTGTTCATCGGCCTGTATCCGCTGCTCACCGACAACAGCTGCCACTTCCTGGCCGCGGACTTCGACGGCAGTACTGCGATGCTCGACGCGCTGGCCTACCGCAAAGCTGCCCGAGCCAGTGGTGTCCCGGCCCCCAGACCCACCTCACGGTGGGTGCGGGGGCTGTCCAGTCACGGTTTGACGTGGCCAGGGTGCCGTCGCACCGGTCGGGTGGCGGTTCGCAGCAGGTGTTTCGCGTCGGTCGCGGTGTCTTCCGCGGTGTGCTCGTGA
- a CDS encoding glycosyl hydrolase: MNRRRLTVTAIAGLTVLTACTATPDAGRPDGVPPAPARNAGTVMEDAAASPLTMPVVTGRGSIADKLPAGSAPSKAPAQAGDLTGQAVPTNQWWSSALTGPRTQPIWTHPLAVQAAAGGLQISGASVTASANAVVTPFLPALTVGAATGAVSVVSYGAFHVVLRVGLAGGGRVDVTLAQGSPVVWLRFEGAIPALTGTFRDVGSSPTRARLDIAGGRWDVLGTGLTQTGTTITGSGEHLAVARVPAGADRASWEKASTDDPIVQTTATTAYDAAAGTVSQTLTARRAAGGAGAWALLPHHQAGLVAGPAPLAGSYPDARGPMSLVTANAVQVRTPLPGLLTAMPKVSLSKAAHQAVLADLDRDLADPPGTGGSYFGLKELGRLSTIAEVAAASGADTQRTAALNLLRPQLTDWLTYTGPSDKRYFGYDRTWGGLIAVPAEFGAQDYNDHHFQYGYLVRAAAVLAAADPTFARDYGDVVDLIVRDYAGSLAIGPANGLPPFRAFNAYLGSSAASGFAPFADGNNQESSSEAVAAWEAVVRWGTVRDNAEMTRYGIAHYALEAATARMYWLGEGLTRQTGYAHTTAGIVWDAKIDYATWFDPKPESVLGIQLLPLTAGAFYRGPSAARQKELGDKPAVWGDLFAADLALSDPEAARRRLDAGVSREESTSRAMVRYWVEALAVLGPPQPKAAAPIGSLAFGSADAPRILRAPGG, from the coding sequence ATGAACCGCCGCAGACTGACCGTGACCGCGATCGCGGGGCTCACCGTGCTGACGGCATGCACCGCCACGCCGGACGCCGGGCGGCCGGACGGGGTTCCGCCGGCGCCGGCGCGGAATGCCGGAACGGTCATGGAGGACGCCGCCGCGTCGCCGCTCACCATGCCCGTGGTAACCGGCCGTGGCAGCATCGCCGACAAGCTGCCGGCCGGCTCCGCCCCGTCCAAGGCCCCCGCGCAGGCCGGCGACCTTACGGGCCAAGCGGTGCCGACCAACCAGTGGTGGAGTTCCGCCCTGACCGGGCCCCGTACCCAGCCGATCTGGACCCACCCGCTGGCCGTGCAGGCCGCCGCCGGCGGCCTGCAGATCAGCGGCGCGTCGGTCACCGCCTCCGCGAACGCCGTCGTCACCCCGTTTCTGCCCGCCCTCACCGTCGGCGCGGCCACCGGCGCCGTGAGCGTCGTCAGCTACGGCGCCTTCCATGTCGTCCTGAGGGTCGGGCTCGCCGGCGGCGGCCGGGTCGATGTCACCCTCGCGCAGGGCAGCCCGGTGGTTTGGCTGCGCTTCGAAGGGGCGATACCCGCCTTGACCGGCACCTTCCGCGACGTGGGTAGCTCGCCCACTCGTGCCCGGCTCGACATCGCGGGCGGGCGCTGGGACGTGCTCGGTACTGGTCTGACGCAGACCGGGACCACCATCACCGGGTCGGGCGAGCACCTCGCCGTCGCCCGGGTCCCGGCCGGCGCTGATCGGGCGAGCTGGGAGAAGGCCAGCACCGACGATCCGATCGTGCAGACCACGGCGACCACGGCGTACGACGCGGCAGCCGGAACGGTCAGTCAGACACTGACCGCACGCCGGGCCGCCGGTGGGGCCGGTGCCTGGGCCCTGCTGCCGCACCACCAAGCCGGCCTGGTCGCGGGGCCCGCGCCGCTGGCCGGCTCCTATCCGGACGCGCGGGGGCCGATGTCCCTGGTCACGGCCAACGCGGTGCAGGTCAGGACCCCGCTGCCCGGCCTGCTCACCGCCATGCCGAAGGTATCGCTGAGCAAGGCGGCACACCAAGCCGTGCTGGCCGACCTGGACCGAGACCTGGCCGATCCGCCCGGCACGGGCGGCAGCTACTTCGGGCTCAAGGAACTCGGCCGGCTGTCCACCATCGCCGAGGTCGCGGCCGCCTCCGGTGCGGACACCCAGCGTACGGCGGCGCTCAACCTGTTGCGGCCGCAGCTCACCGACTGGCTGACCTACACGGGACCGTCCGACAAGCGTTACTTCGGCTACGACCGGACCTGGGGTGGACTGATAGCGGTGCCGGCCGAGTTCGGCGCACAGGACTACAACGATCATCACTTTCAGTACGGCTACCTGGTCCGCGCCGCAGCCGTGCTGGCAGCGGCCGATCCCACGTTCGCCCGCGACTACGGCGACGTGGTCGACCTGATCGTCCGCGACTACGCCGGTTCCCTGGCGATCGGTCCCGCGAACGGGCTGCCGCCGTTCCGGGCCTTCAACGCCTATCTCGGCAGCTCGGCCGCCTCCGGGTTCGCCCCCTTCGCGGACGGCAACAACCAGGAGTCGTCCAGCGAAGCGGTGGCGGCCTGGGAAGCCGTGGTCCGCTGGGGAACCGTCCGTGACAACGCGGAGATGACCCGGTACGGCATCGCCCACTACGCGCTGGAGGCGGCGACGGCCCGGATGTACTGGCTCGGCGAGGGGTTGACCCGCCAGACCGGATACGCGCACACCACCGCGGGCATCGTCTGGGACGCCAAGATCGACTATGCGACCTGGTTCGACCCCAAGCCGGAGTCCGTCCTCGGCATCCAGCTGCTGCCGTTGACCGCCGGCGCCTTCTACCGCGGCCCGTCGGCCGCCCGCCAGAAGGAACTGGGCGACAAGCCCGCCGTCTGGGGTGATCTCTTCGCCGCCGACCTGGCCCTGTCCGACCCGGAGGCCGCCCGCCGCCGGCTCGACGCGGGAGTCTCCCGGGAGGAGAGCACCAGCCGGGCGATGGTCCGCTATTGGGTCGAGGCCCTGGCCGTGCTGGGCCCTCCACAGCCGAAAGCGGCCGCGCCGATCGGGTCGCTGGCGTTCGGGTCCGCGGATGCGCCCCGGATCCTCCGCGCGCCCGGAGGATGA
- a CDS encoding HlyD family secretion protein — MSATVDNVRTYDNDSTRVIQSTPPAAPPPKRRGRGALRIARTSLVVLILLAAAGAGGTHIVRQRLAERKMVDAGTAVLIAQPIAVGSADAAVVTDMLTTERTSVTAGTVLATITLTADGDGNTRRVQKLQAPAAGIITKINVAPGQIARAGEPIVTLYDPAKVAFAVDVPLEKLRKLRLGMLAYLTGPGLSGRITATLEKVEPKVDTARQPGADDELTVVLRPDPAARATVRTLVPGLRFTVVVDTTTAVGNTPAVNSA, encoded by the coding sequence ATGAGCGCCACTGTCGACAATGTCAGAACCTACGACAACGATTCGACCCGAGTCATCCAGAGCACCCCGCCGGCGGCCCCGCCGCCGAAGCGCCGCGGACGCGGTGCGCTGCGGATCGCGCGTACCAGCCTGGTGGTGCTGATCCTGCTGGCGGCGGCCGGCGCGGGCGGCACCCACATCGTGCGGCAGCGCCTCGCCGAACGGAAGATGGTGGATGCCGGCACCGCCGTGCTCATCGCACAGCCGATCGCCGTCGGTTCGGCCGACGCCGCCGTCGTCACCGACATGCTGACCACCGAGCGGACCAGCGTCACCGCCGGCACGGTCCTGGCCACCATCACCCTGACCGCGGACGGGGACGGGAACACGCGACGAGTGCAGAAACTGCAGGCGCCCGCCGCCGGCATCATCACCAAGATCAACGTCGCTCCCGGGCAGATCGCCCGCGCCGGTGAGCCGATCGTCACCCTGTACGACCCGGCAAAGGTCGCCTTCGCGGTCGACGTGCCGCTGGAGAAGCTGCGCAAGCTCCGGCTCGGGATGCTCGCCTACCTGACCGGCCCCGGCCTGTCCGGCCGGATAACGGCGACGCTGGAGAAGGTCGAACCGAAGGTCGACACCGCCCGGCAGCCGGGCGCCGACGACGAGCTGACCGTCGTGTTGCGGCCGGACCCGGCGGCCCGTGCGACAGTGCGGACGCTGGTGCCGGGGCTGCGGTTCACCGTGGTCGTCGACACCACCACGGCCGTCGGCAACACTCCCGCCGTGAACAGCGCATGA
- a CDS encoding glycosyltransferase family 2 protein, producing MTASPVPPARAARLAWRPLQRSTRVAIIAALAATLFYQLFLLNPAYRGPGWLWFAMLAAEGLTALHLIGTWWTILAHDDRPEPVDATVWRNRLRAGAEVPSIDVFITAYGEEPALVRRTMIAARDMDLPHRTFLLDDGDSDELREIADEVGIGYLRRPGGAHAKAGNVNAGLARTNGEFVVIFDADHVPEPSFLLSILPHFHDPDVAFVQSPQFFTNNVNLVATGSGEAQRIFYELVCPGKNHFNAAFCVGTNVMFRRAALDDIGGIWTGSNSEDIWTSIELHKRGWKSIYVPQVLARGLAPQDVPSYLKQQLRWASGGFEVLLRGRLFKSGIGLTIDQRLQYLFCGTHYLLSMAMLTFMLFPALYLLFALSPIRADGFAWATHYLPFQAAVLLVTWLQSGGFKLSAIVASIGATPVHLRALGGVLLGRPAKWKATNAAGGDGTRSLWAVMPLFALLTLNITAIVVGVLVMADPAPTWLSVGWASMIVLILGRMILESVTGGRLRRGAKPPAGSPEAARPAAGGQPTTRPQQIAATA from the coding sequence ATGACGGCATCGCCAGTTCCGCCGGCCCGGGCTGCTCGCCTGGCATGGCGGCCGCTGCAGCGCTCGACACGCGTAGCCATCATCGCGGCGCTCGCCGCCACGCTGTTCTATCAGCTGTTCCTTCTCAACCCGGCGTACCGCGGGCCCGGCTGGCTCTGGTTCGCCATGCTGGCCGCCGAAGGCCTGACCGCCCTGCACCTGATCGGCACGTGGTGGACCATCCTGGCCCACGACGACCGGCCCGAACCGGTGGACGCCACGGTCTGGCGCAACCGGCTGCGGGCCGGCGCGGAAGTCCCGTCCATCGACGTCTTCATCACCGCGTACGGCGAGGAGCCGGCGCTGGTCCGGCGCACCATGATCGCCGCCCGCGACATGGACCTGCCACATCGGACGTTCCTGCTCGACGACGGCGACAGCGACGAGCTGCGCGAGATCGCGGACGAGGTGGGCATCGGCTATCTGCGCCGCCCGGGCGGCGCGCACGCGAAGGCCGGCAACGTCAATGCCGGGCTGGCGCGCACCAACGGCGAGTTCGTGGTCATCTTCGACGCCGACCACGTGCCCGAGCCGAGCTTCCTGCTCAGCATCTTGCCGCACTTCCACGACCCGGACGTGGCATTCGTCCAGTCACCGCAGTTCTTCACGAACAACGTCAATCTGGTCGCTACCGGCTCCGGCGAGGCTCAGCGCATCTTCTATGAGCTGGTCTGCCCGGGCAAGAACCACTTCAACGCCGCCTTCTGCGTCGGTACGAACGTGATGTTCCGGCGAGCCGCGCTGGACGACATCGGCGGCATCTGGACGGGCAGCAACTCCGAGGACATCTGGACGTCCATCGAGCTGCACAAGCGCGGCTGGAAATCCATCTACGTCCCGCAGGTGCTGGCCCGCGGGCTGGCTCCTCAGGATGTCCCGTCATATCTGAAGCAGCAGTTGCGCTGGGCGAGCGGTGGTTTCGAGGTGCTGCTGCGCGGGCGGCTGTTCAAGAGCGGCATCGGCCTGACCATCGACCAGCGGCTGCAGTACCTGTTCTGCGGTACGCATTATCTGCTGTCCATGGCGATGCTGACCTTCATGCTTTTCCCGGCGCTCTACCTCCTCTTCGCGCTGAGCCCGATCCGCGCCGACGGTTTCGCCTGGGCGACCCACTACCTGCCGTTCCAGGCGGCCGTGCTGCTGGTCACCTGGCTGCAGTCGGGCGGGTTCAAACTCTCGGCGATCGTGGCCAGCATCGGCGCGACGCCGGTACACCTGCGAGCGCTCGGCGGCGTACTGCTCGGCCGGCCGGCGAAGTGGAAGGCCACCAACGCCGCCGGCGGCGACGGCACCCGGTCGCTGTGGGCGGTCATGCCCCTGTTCGCCCTGTTGACGCTGAACATCACCGCCATCGTCGTCGGTGTGCTCGTCATGGCCGATCCGGCACCGACCTGGCTGTCCGTCGGCTGGGCCTCCATGATCGTTCTGATCCTCGGCCGGATGATCCTCGAATCGGTCACCGGCGGCCGGCTCCGGCGAGGCGCGAAGCCACCGGCCGGATCGCCGGAGGCCGCGCGTCCGGCCGCCGGCGGACAACCCACCACCCGGCCGCAGCAGATCGCGGCGACCGCCTGA
- the ppk2 gene encoding polyphosphate kinase 2, translating into MTKHERVERLPKKAYEAELFRLQGELVKLQEWVKVEGARVVVVFEGRDAAGKGSTIKRVTEFLNPRLARIAALPAPTERERGQWYFQRYIERFPARGEIVLFDRSWYNRAGVERVMGFCDNAEYMRFLHQCPIFERLLIEDGILLRKYWFSVSDHEQEQRFRSRLKDPMRRWKLSPMDLESVSRWEEYSRAKDEMFLHTDIPEAPWYVVESEDKRRARINMIAHLISTIPYHEVRRVPLSLPARPPSSGYQRTPRDMQTFVPDHAATLATVRKSPPAAAKAEPAGRAEPRKRRAGADLPK; encoded by the coding sequence GTGACCAAGCACGAGCGGGTCGAACGACTACCGAAGAAGGCCTACGAGGCGGAGTTGTTCCGTCTGCAAGGCGAGCTCGTGAAGCTCCAGGAGTGGGTGAAGGTGGAGGGCGCCCGGGTGGTCGTGGTCTTCGAGGGACGCGACGCCGCCGGCAAGGGCAGCACCATCAAGCGGGTCACCGAGTTCCTCAACCCACGCCTGGCCCGGATCGCCGCCCTCCCGGCGCCCACCGAGCGTGAGCGCGGGCAGTGGTACTTCCAGCGCTACATCGAGCGCTTCCCGGCCCGCGGAGAGATCGTGTTGTTCGACCGGAGCTGGTACAACCGGGCCGGCGTCGAGCGCGTGATGGGCTTCTGCGACAACGCGGAGTACATGCGCTTCCTGCACCAGTGCCCGATCTTCGAACGGCTCCTGATCGAGGACGGCATCCTGCTCCGCAAGTACTGGTTCTCGGTCAGCGATCACGAGCAGGAGCAGCGGTTCCGTTCCCGGCTGAAGGATCCGATGCGCCGGTGGAAGCTCTCCCCCATGGACCTCGAGTCGGTCAGCCGGTGGGAGGAGTACTCCCGCGCGAAGGACGAGATGTTCCTGCACACCGACATCCCCGAAGCGCCCTGGTACGTCGTGGAGAGCGAGGACAAACGGCGGGCGCGGATCAACATGATCGCCCACCTGATCTCCACGATCCCGTACCACGAGGTGCGGCGGGTGCCTCTGTCGCTGCCGGCCCGGCCGCCGTCGAGCGGATACCAGCGCACGCCACGCGACATGCAGACGTTCGTGCCGGACCACGCCGCCACCCTGGCGACGGTCCGGAAGTCGCCTCCGGCGGCCGCGAAGGCTGAACCGGCCGGCAGGGCGGAGCCGAGGAAGCGGCGCGCAGGAGCGGATCTCCCGAAGTAG
- a CDS encoding WXG100 family type VII secretion target: MTVDPLVARSADSTTRYTGLGLVEDAADITGGIRDHSWVDPALGGVGAGLDMLSLTVDPLGTLVSWGVAWLMEHVRPLKEALDWLAGNADEVAAHAATWANVAALTAQARERYIDHLQAEVAGWFGASGDAYRRHADAHLNVMEALSTAARGLSYAVEGAGLLVALVRGIVRDLVAGFIGTLAARLPQWLAEEGLTLGIASPVVAGQVATLVATWVNKIQHFVRALLSSLRRLHPMLDKLGDIFTELRARTHDLARTEPTTPGPAEHQQYFRHSDTDPLARWGPARQTHPDEWEDAVREAEAAGVEITFRSGGLAYGPSPSPGRPGVLILDPDASYGALLHEMQHMRDDRAAGWAGMRGWFEDPHVRYANEVHAYEQEIRYAESINDRDSVAKLKDLVREEYRKIFGENP; the protein is encoded by the coding sequence GTGACCGTCGACCCGCTGGTGGCCCGGAGCGCCGACTCGACCACCCGGTACACCGGGCTCGGCCTCGTCGAGGACGCCGCGGACATCACCGGCGGCATCCGCGACCACAGCTGGGTGGATCCCGCCCTCGGCGGTGTCGGCGCCGGCCTGGACATGCTGTCGCTGACCGTCGACCCGCTGGGGACCCTGGTCTCCTGGGGCGTCGCCTGGTTGATGGAACACGTCAGACCCCTCAAGGAAGCCCTGGACTGGCTCGCCGGCAATGCCGACGAAGTCGCCGCACACGCCGCCACCTGGGCCAACGTCGCCGCTCTCACCGCGCAGGCCCGCGAGCGGTACATCGACCACCTCCAAGCCGAGGTCGCCGGCTGGTTCGGCGCCTCCGGTGACGCCTACCGCCGGCACGCCGACGCACACCTGAACGTCATGGAAGCCCTGTCCACCGCAGCGCGGGGCCTCTCGTACGCGGTCGAAGGCGCCGGCCTGCTCGTCGCGCTGGTCCGCGGCATCGTCCGCGACCTGGTCGCCGGATTCATCGGCACGCTCGCCGCCCGCCTGCCCCAGTGGCTCGCCGAGGAGGGACTCACCCTCGGCATCGCCAGCCCCGTCGTCGCCGGCCAGGTGGCCACCCTCGTGGCCACCTGGGTCAACAAGATCCAGCACTTCGTCCGGGCTCTGCTCAGCAGCCTCCGCCGCCTCCACCCCATGCTGGACAAGCTGGGCGACATCTTCACCGAGCTGCGCGCTCGCACCCATGACCTGGCCCGCACCGAACCCACCACGCCGGGCCCGGCCGAGCACCAGCAGTACTTCCGCCACTCCGACACCGACCCACTGGCCCGCTGGGGCCCAGCCCGCCAAACGCATCCGGATGAGTGGGAGGATGCGGTCCGTGAGGCGGAAGCCGCGGGAGTTGAGATCACGTTCCGTTCCGGCGGACTCGCCTATGGACCGAGCCCCTCACCTGGCCGGCCCGGTGTGCTGATCCTGGATCCGGACGCCTCCTATGGCGCCCTGTTGCACGAGATGCAGCACATGCGCGACGACCGAGCCGCCGGGTGGGCCGGTATGCGAGGCTGGTTCGAGGACCCGCACGTGCGGTATGCCAACGAGGTCCACGCCTATGAGCAGGAGATCCGGTACGCCGAGTCGATCAACGACCGGGACTCGGTTGCCAAGCTCAAGGATCTGGTACGCGAGGAGTACCGGAAGATCTTCGGAGAGAACCCATGA
- a CDS encoding YbaB/EbfC family nucleoid-associated protein, which translates to MAAVDAQASRTVELSHRVAALTGSARTRTGSITVTVRSSGQLDSLDIDDQALQTTGAELSRQIMDLIRQAQIQLSAQVTEQVRQTVGLDTETGQAVIHSYATRFPAPPDEQQRDRRAR; encoded by the coding sequence GTGGCTGCGGTCGACGCCCAGGCTTCTCGCACCGTGGAACTGTCGCACCGCGTGGCCGCGCTGACCGGATCGGCACGCACCCGGACCGGATCCATCACCGTAACGGTGCGTTCCTCCGGTCAGCTCGACTCCCTGGACATCGACGATCAGGCACTACAGACCACCGGCGCGGAATTGAGCCGGCAGATCATGGACCTGATCCGGCAGGCCCAGATACAGCTGTCGGCACAAGTCACCGAGCAGGTCCGCCAGACCGTCGGACTGGATACCGAGACCGGACAAGCCGTGATCCACTCGTACGCCACACGGTTCCCGGCCCCACCCGACGAGCAGCAGCGTGATCGCCGTGCCCGGTGA